Proteins encoded in a region of the Haloglomus salinum genome:
- a CDS encoding zinc ribbon domain-containing protein, translating into MGVSPWLVAALVLIPAVQVPLVLYLSKYVAADESELPPVASGDAGTPQQWRATGTASASGTDGVLCTHCGTVNEEDYRFCRVCAGLL; encoded by the coding sequence ATGGGCGTCTCACCGTGGCTCGTCGCCGCGCTGGTACTCATCCCGGCGGTCCAGGTACCGCTGGTGCTGTACCTCTCGAAGTACGTCGCGGCCGACGAGTCCGAGCTACCACCGGTCGCCTCGGGGGACGCCGGCACCCCGCAGCAGTGGCGCGCCACCGGGACGGCGTCCGCGTCGGGCACGGACGGGGTGCTGTGTACACACTGCGGGACCGTGAACGAGGAGGACTACCGCTTCTGCCGAGTGTGTGCGGGGCTGCTGTGA
- a CDS encoding cbb3-type cytochrome c oxidase subunit I — MPEDTSDNDRAVQAADDETNDGRGGASEPRPDGGTVAGEELPVSDVEEDDHGHGMPDTSSLKRWLVTTNHKDVGILYTVTAMFFLLFGGVLALLMRLQLWTPRAPGAGPLSAAAYNQAVSLHGLLMVFWFLSPFAFGFANYIVPLQIGAKDLAFPRLNALSYWFYLASGILVGVSFFQAGAFPGGWTMYAPLNIPTYTPGVGATTSVLGLVLFTASVTIGGVNFITTMHRMRAEGLTMRRLPLFSWSILLTVWMMLFAFAALLAALIILSSDRILGTTYFAAQSAGGSLLWAHLFWFFGHPEVYIVFFPALGAMAEIFQTFTGRRIVGRKWFIGAMLLVAIQSFVVWMHHMFLTSINLQIKTLFMATTIGISLPFDLMVFALIYTLIKGRIRFTTPFLYAFGALFLFIIGGITGVFLGAVVLDYEFRGTYWVVAHFHYVMVGGVTALIGALYYWFPKMTGKMYDEFLGKVSFALYFIGFNLLYFPMFVAWETPRRVFSYDAAFAPWHKLATIGAFILGFSFLLTVYTIGKAIFAGEEADDNPWAYSTTAEWAVPSPPPLENFPGIPSYGDGKLSFRPESAADGGEAAADGGQAAPDGGDVATTGHDDDHVSHASIWPFVTGVAALFAFFGLSGIQSGELIGGIWGMVHLGSLVFGGVLGLGAMVAMGLEEFHGPTGPFGESWPFSETSNLKTGMWVFLASDVVLFGAFIGSYVFIRVAFPGGWTAWEPIPHRSLPGLINTYLLLTSSFSVVLALVAAERNSTRGVVASMLVTLLLGIGFLVNKGIEWFELFHEGIWLSTNIRASTFFLTTGLHAAHVIVGLIIATYMIVRASRGAYLDDDGPLEFFGLYWHFVDIVWLFLFPLFYIL, encoded by the coding sequence ATGCCTGAGGATACCAGCGATAACGACCGAGCGGTACAGGCGGCCGACGACGAGACGAACGACGGAAGGGGAGGTGCCTCGGAGCCCCGCCCCGACGGGGGAACGGTGGCGGGCGAGGAACTGCCGGTCTCCGATGTCGAGGAGGACGACCACGGCCACGGGATGCCGGATACGAGTTCGCTGAAACGGTGGCTCGTCACGACGAACCACAAGGATGTCGGCATCCTCTATACGGTGACGGCGATGTTCTTCCTGCTGTTCGGCGGCGTACTGGCGCTCCTGATGCGGCTGCAGCTCTGGACGCCGCGCGCCCCCGGTGCGGGACCGCTCTCGGCGGCCGCCTACAACCAGGCAGTCTCTCTGCACGGTCTGCTGATGGTGTTCTGGTTCCTCTCCCCGTTCGCCTTTGGCTTCGCCAACTACATCGTCCCGCTGCAGATCGGGGCGAAGGACCTCGCGTTCCCGCGGCTGAACGCCCTGAGCTACTGGTTCTATCTCGCCTCGGGCATCCTCGTCGGCGTCTCCTTCTTCCAGGCCGGCGCGTTCCCGGGCGGCTGGACGATGTATGCCCCCCTCAACATCCCGACGTACACGCCGGGCGTGGGGGCCACGACATCCGTCCTCGGGCTCGTGCTGTTCACGGCGTCGGTCACCATCGGCGGGGTGAACTTCATCACCACCATGCATCGGATGCGGGCCGAAGGGTTGACCATGCGGCGGTTGCCGCTGTTCTCGTGGTCCATCCTGCTGACTGTCTGGATGATGCTGTTCGCGTTCGCGGCGCTGCTGGCGGCGCTAATCATCCTCTCCTCGGACCGCATCCTCGGCACGACCTACTTCGCCGCGCAGTCGGCGGGCGGCTCGCTGCTGTGGGCACACCTGTTCTGGTTCTTCGGCCATCCGGAGGTGTACATCGTCTTCTTCCCCGCGCTGGGGGCGATGGCCGAGATATTCCAGACGTTCACCGGTCGGCGCATCGTCGGGCGCAAGTGGTTCATCGGCGCGATGTTGCTGGTGGCCATCCAGTCGTTCGTGGTCTGGATGCACCACATGTTCCTGACGAGCATCAACCTCCAGATCAAGACGCTGTTCATGGCAACCACCATCGGTATCTCCCTGCCGTTCGACCTGATGGTGTTCGCACTCATCTACACGTTGATAAAGGGGCGGATACGCTTCACCACGCCGTTCCTCTACGCCTTCGGCGCGCTGTTCCTGTTCATCATCGGTGGCATCACCGGTGTCTTCCTCGGCGCGGTCGTGCTGGACTACGAGTTCCGCGGCACCTACTGGGTCGTCGCACACTTCCACTACGTGATGGTCGGGGGCGTCACCGCGCTCATCGGGGCGCTCTACTACTGGTTCCCGAAGATGACCGGGAAGATGTACGACGAGTTCCTCGGGAAGGTCAGCTTCGCGCTGTACTTCATCGGGTTCAATCTGCTGTACTTCCCGATGTTCGTCGCCTGGGAGACGCCACGACGGGTGTTCAGCTACGACGCCGCGTTCGCGCCCTGGCACAAGCTCGCCACCATCGGTGCGTTCATCCTGGGCTTCAGCTTCCTCCTGACGGTCTACACCATCGGGAAGGCCATCTTCGCCGGGGAGGAGGCCGACGACAACCCGTGGGCCTACTCGACGACGGCGGAGTGGGCGGTCCCGTCACCGCCGCCGCTGGAGAACTTCCCGGGCATCCCCAGCTACGGGGACGGGAAGCTCTCGTTCCGACCGGAGTCGGCGGCAGACGGCGGTGAGGCAGCGGCCGACGGTGGGCAGGCCGCCCCCGACGGCGGCGATGTGGCCACGACGGGCCACGACGACGACCACGTCAGCCACGCGAGCATCTGGCCGTTCGTCACCGGCGTGGCCGCGCTGTTCGCGTTCTTCGGCCTCTCGGGCATCCAGAGCGGTGAGCTCATCGGCGGTATCTGGGGGATGGTCCACCTCGGGTCGCTGGTGTTCGGCGGTGTCCTCGGGCTCGGCGCGATGGTCGCGATGGGGCTCGAGGAGTTCCACGGCCCCACCGGCCCGTTCGGCGAGAGCTGGCCGTTCTCGGAGACGTCGAACCTCAAAACGGGAATGTGGGTGTTCCTGGCGTCGGACGTTGTACTGTTCGGCGCGTTCATCGGCTCGTACGTCTTCATCCGCGTCGCCTTCCCCGGCGGCTGGACGGCCTGGGAGCCGATTCCCCATCGCTCCTTGCCGGGGCTCATCAACACCTACCTGCTGTTGACGAGTTCGTTCAGCGTCGTCCTGGCGCTGGTGGCCGCCGAGCGCAACTCCACGCGGGGGGTCGTCGCGTCGATGCTCGTGACCCTGCTGCTGGGCATCGGCTTCCTCGTCAACAAGGGCATCGAGTGGTTCGAACTGTTCCACGAGGGCATCTGGCTGTCGACCAACATCCGGGCCTCCACGTTCTTCCTGACGACCGGCCTGCACGCCGCTCACGTCATCGTCGGGCTCATCATCGCGACCTACATGATAGTCCGCGCCTCGCGAGGCGCGTACCTCGACGACGACGGGCCGCTGGAGTTCTTCGGCCTCTACTGGCACTTCGTCGACATCGTCTGGTTGTTCCTCTTCCCACTGTTCTACATCCTCTAA
- a CDS encoding DUF7410 domain-containing protein, with translation MPADSDADRCPYCDQPFPEGSRLALHVGERHGDACTDAEWTAYESARDEEGDELFMYHLRVIAALGVLYAVLVLVYMIVLA, from the coding sequence GTGCCAGCCGATTCCGACGCCGACCGCTGCCCGTACTGCGACCAGCCCTTCCCCGAGGGGTCGCGCCTCGCACTGCACGTCGGGGAGCGACACGGCGATGCGTGTACGGACGCCGAGTGGACGGCCTACGAGTCGGCCCGCGACGAGGAAGGCGACGAACTGTTCATGTACCACCTCCGGGTCATCGCGGCGCTGGGCGTGCTGTACGCGGTGCTGGTGCTCGTCTACATGATCGTTCTCGCCTGA
- the coxB gene encoding cytochrome c oxidase subunit II, whose translation MIPIGGRALLALQSGIVPRGTRVEVFSRIYDVFLFLGTLVGVVVLGYMCWNAYKYREGGSHAAEGDDERPSLGEVPTSGGKGKKLFLSFTLSAFIVISLILWTYGTLLYVEASPGPDNEVTQGDPVEVKVIGHQFYWEFVYPNGYSTKGSGVMRVPTDREVQLRITSADVFHNFGITEQRVKADAIPGQTTESWFVADDPGNYSAACYELCGQQHSYMTATVVAMDPGEYEQWYANTTDNTTPTPTEAGHGSGGGGESHA comes from the coding sequence ATGATACCAATCGGCGGCCGTGCACTGCTTGCGCTCCAGTCCGGCATCGTCCCACGGGGGACTCGGGTAGAGGTGTTCTCGCGCATCTACGACGTGTTCCTCTTCCTCGGGACTCTGGTCGGCGTCGTGGTGCTGGGCTACATGTGCTGGAACGCCTACAAGTACCGCGAGGGTGGGAGCCACGCCGCCGAGGGCGACGACGAGCGTCCGTCGCTCGGGGAGGTCCCCACGAGCGGCGGGAAGGGCAAGAAACTGTTCCTCTCTTTCACCCTCAGCGCCTTCATCGTCATCTCGCTCATCCTCTGGACGTACGGCACGTTGCTGTACGTCGAGGCCAGCCCCGGTCCGGACAACGAGGTGACTCAGGGCGACCCGGTCGAGGTGAAGGTCATCGGCCATCAGTTCTACTGGGAGTTCGTCTACCCGAACGGCTACTCGACGAAGGGGTCGGGGGTGATGCGCGTCCCGACCGACCGCGAGGTCCAGTTGCGCATCACCTCGGCGGACGTCTTCCACAACTTCGGTATCACCGAACAGCGGGTGAAAGCCGACGCCATCCCCGGGCAGACGACGGAGTCGTGGTTCGTCGCCGACGACCCCGGGAACTACAGTGCGGCCTGTTACGAACTGTGTGGCCAGCAGCACTCCTACATGACCGCAACGGTGGTCGCGATGGACCCGGGCGAGTACGAGCAGTGGTACGCGAACACGACGGACAACACGACGCCGACGCCGACGGAAGCCGGCCACGGCAGTGGTGGCGGAGGTGAGTCACATGCCTGA
- a CDS encoding cytochrome C oxidase subunit IV family protein: MSHAKLYTWIYVVLFVGATVQVGVEYAGLLEPGTYWTAVGAIIVLSLIKAVIVAAYYQHLRWEQRSLSYLMGMGLLAALALTIAASYSIT; encoded by the coding sequence ATGTCACACGCAAAACTGTACACGTGGATCTACGTGGTACTGTTCGTCGGCGCGACCGTACAGGTCGGCGTCGAGTACGCGGGCTTGCTGGAGCCGGGCACCTACTGGACGGCCGTGGGCGCCATCATCGTGCTGTCGCTCATCAAGGCCGTCATCGTCGCCGCGTACTACCAGCACCTGCGCTGGGAGCAGCGCTCGCTCAGCTACCTGATGGGGATGGGCCTGCTGGCGGCGCTGGCATTGACCATCGCCGCATCGTACTCCATCACGTGA
- the cofD gene encoding 2-phospho-L-lactate transferase: protein MVTFLAGGTGTPKLLAGADAVFDPAATTVVANTGDDVELGGHLVCPDLDTVLFLEGGVLDRERWWGIEDDTTATHDRLRELADAAGLGPGPRYLPDDRQTTGRDIARWRRFSGVAEFMEIGDRDRAVHVTRTSLLDEGHSLTEVTGRLADAFGLERTLLPMSDDPVASIVHTDEGPMHFQEFWVHRRAEPAVESVEFRGAGAAEPTDEVLTALTEPVIIGPSNPVTSIGPMTAMDAFHEALDRTPTVAVSPFVEDRVFSGPAAKLMEAVGYEPSTRGVANAYPGVDAFVLDDEDGTDLDRPVVRTDTTLSTAADAERVARACQEALEVVGA from the coding sequence ATGGTCACCTTCCTCGCCGGCGGCACGGGGACGCCGAAGCTGCTGGCCGGCGCGGACGCCGTCTTCGACCCCGCTGCGACGACCGTCGTCGCCAACACCGGCGACGATGTCGAGCTGGGCGGCCACCTCGTCTGTCCGGACCTCGATACGGTCCTCTTCCTGGAGGGCGGCGTCCTCGACCGCGAGCGCTGGTGGGGTATCGAGGACGACACAACCGCGACCCACGACCGCCTGCGGGAACTCGCCGACGCGGCCGGACTCGGGCCGGGGCCGCGCTATCTCCCCGACGACCGCCAGACTACCGGCCGCGACATCGCCCGCTGGCGGCGCTTCTCCGGCGTCGCGGAGTTCATGGAGATCGGCGACCGCGACCGCGCCGTCCACGTCACCCGCACCTCGCTGCTCGACGAGGGCCACTCGCTCACCGAGGTCACCGGGCGTCTCGCCGACGCCTTCGGCCTCGAACGGACGCTCCTGCCGATGAGCGACGACCCCGTCGCGAGCATCGTCCACACCGACGAGGGGCCGATGCACTTCCAGGAGTTCTGGGTCCACCGGCGCGCGGAACCGGCCGTCGAGTCCGTCGAGTTCCGGGGCGCCGGAGCCGCCGAGCCGACCGACGAGGTACTGACGGCGCTCACGGAGCCGGTCATCATCGGGCCCTCGAACCCGGTCACGAGCATCGGCCCGATGACCGCGATGGACGCGTTCCACGAGGCGCTCGACCGGACGCCGACGGTCGCCGTCTCCCCGTTCGTCGAGGACCGGGTGTTCTCCGGGCCGGCGGCGAAGCTGATGGAAGCGGTCGGCTACGAGCCCTCGACACGCGGCGTCGCGAATGCCTACCCCGGGGTCGACGCGTTCGTCCTCGACGACGAGGACGGCACCGACCTCGACCGCCCGGTGGTCCGCACGGACACGACGCTCTCCACGGCGGCCGATGCCGAGCGCGTGGCGCGCGCGTGCCAGGAGGCGCTGGAGGTCGTCGGCGCATGA
- a CDS encoding tRNA-dihydrouridine synthase, with the protein MTPAADTPAFVPRVAAASLSGESDAAWARAAAPHVGCAVLGGIALDEPTREAARELVERDRDEFLPEDPLGFVDDELAALADAPLRPAFNVRAAGPDPVAEAAEVCARHDAIIEVNAHCRQDEMCAAGAGQSLLSDTERLAAQVRAASEAGATVSVKCRTEVPGVDLPAVCRRAHAAGAALLHVDAMDSEGAVAAVAAACPDAVVVANNGVRDRRTVREYLSYGADAVSVGRPSDRPEVLRRVRAAVTEWFDESAPAGRPTAADGGGDR; encoded by the coding sequence ATGACCCCGGCTGCCGACACGCCGGCGTTCGTGCCCCGTGTCGCCGCCGCGTCGCTCTCCGGCGAGTCGGACGCGGCCTGGGCCCGGGCGGCCGCGCCCCACGTCGGCTGCGCCGTCCTCGGCGGTATCGCGCTGGACGAGCCGACCCGGGAGGCCGCCCGCGAGCTGGTCGAACGGGACCGTGATGAGTTCCTCCCGGAGGACCCGCTCGGATTCGTCGATGACGAACTCGCCGCACTCGCCGACGCGCCCCTCCGCCCGGCGTTCAACGTCCGCGCGGCCGGTCCCGACCCGGTCGCCGAGGCTGCCGAGGTCTGTGCCCGCCACGACGCCATCATCGAGGTGAACGCCCACTGCCGGCAGGACGAGATGTGCGCGGCCGGCGCCGGGCAGTCGCTCCTCAGCGACACGGAGCGACTCGCCGCACAGGTCCGGGCCGCGAGCGAGGCCGGCGCGACGGTCAGCGTCAAGTGCCGGACGGAGGTACCGGGGGTCGACCTGCCGGCGGTGTGTCGCCGCGCACACGCGGCCGGCGCGGCCCTCCTCCACGTCGACGCGATGGACTCGGAGGGCGCCGTGGCCGCGGTGGCCGCGGCCTGCCCCGACGCCGTCGTCGTCGCGAACAACGGCGTCCGGGACCGCCGCACGGTCCGCGAGTACCTCTCGTACGGCGCCGACGCGGTTTCGGTCGGTCGGCCGAGCGACCGGCCCGAGGTCCTGCGGCGCGTCCGGGCCGCGGTGACGGAGTGGTTCGACGAGTCGGCTCCCGCAGGGCGACCGACTGCGGCCGACGGAGGTGGCGACCGGTGA
- a CDS encoding triphosphoribosyl-dephospho-CoA synthase, with protein sequence MTSPSPRTAAQDAVLALLLEVTGTPKPGNVDRHHDHDDLRFEHFLTGAVGAEPAFRAVPDAPLGAAFRRAIEGMSHQQGGNTQFGAILTVLPLAYADAADDLSPDGAAAVVTATTVDDAVGFYRAFDAVDVAVDDPPDGMADLDVRRGGDAEPVLRERGLTLADVMARSADVDGVAAEWVDGFPRVFEAAEAILSDDGPVPDRASRVFLDLLATELDTFVVKTHDHETAVSIRERARAARDGETDPAALGDELVAEGVNPGTTADLTAGALFVALRRGVSV encoded by the coding sequence GTGACGAGTCCGAGTCCCCGGACCGCGGCACAGGACGCGGTACTCGCGCTGTTGCTGGAGGTCACCGGGACGCCGAAGCCCGGAAACGTCGACCGCCACCACGACCACGACGACCTCCGGTTCGAGCACTTCCTCACCGGCGCGGTCGGGGCCGAACCGGCCTTCCGGGCCGTGCCGGACGCGCCGCTCGGGGCGGCCTTCCGGCGTGCCATCGAGGGGATGAGCCACCAGCAGGGTGGCAACACCCAGTTCGGGGCCATCCTCACCGTCCTGCCGCTCGCCTACGCCGACGCCGCGGACGACCTCTCGCCGGACGGGGCTGCGGCCGTGGTGACCGCGACCACGGTCGACGACGCCGTCGGGTTCTACCGCGCCTTCGACGCGGTCGACGTGGCTGTCGACGACCCGCCCGATGGGATGGCCGACCTCGATGTCCGGCGGGGCGGTGACGCCGAGCCGGTACTCCGCGAGCGCGGCCTCACGCTGGCGGACGTGATGGCGCGCTCGGCCGATGTCGACGGCGTCGCCGCCGAGTGGGTCGACGGCTTCCCGCGCGTGTTCGAGGCCGCCGAGGCCATCCTGTCCGACGACGGGCCCGTCCCGGACCGTGCCTCCCGCGTCTTCCTCGACCTGCTCGCCACCGAACTCGATACGTTCGTCGTCAAGACCCACGACCACGAGACGGCCGTCTCCATCCGCGAGCGCGCCCGGGCCGCGCGCGACGGCGAGACCGACCCGGCAGCGCTCGGGGACGAACTCGTGGCCGAGGGCGTCAACCCCGGCACGACGGCCGACCTGACGGCGGGCGCCCTGTTCGTCGCGCTCCGGCGGGGGGTGTCGGTGTGA
- a CDS encoding DUF7546 family protein — protein MSTRTLEFRPGSEEWWLASLLAAELLALVAYFGLTDAAITGPRYVLYPLVWITVGVWAVVRTPPPVASERARWVAGGVAAGYVLVLAFLTGLLAVYLSSGAGGSHGHSHVHGLQVTMTAPGWGPRISYVSHAFHVYFVPFRVIGYFALGYLVYATLLDARRVALSGVVGIATCLSCAFPLVASVLGGLGGAAVMGGLAPYSLDLSTAAFCLAVGLLTWRPGHRRGHGAS, from the coding sequence ATGTCGACCCGCACCCTCGAGTTCAGGCCCGGCAGCGAGGAATGGTGGCTCGCCAGCCTCCTCGCCGCCGAACTCCTCGCGCTGGTGGCCTACTTCGGCCTCACCGACGCTGCCATCACCGGGCCGCGGTACGTCCTCTACCCGCTGGTGTGGATCACGGTCGGTGTCTGGGCGGTCGTCCGGACCCCGCCCCCTGTTGCGAGCGAGCGGGCACGCTGGGTCGCGGGCGGCGTGGCCGCCGGCTACGTCCTCGTGCTCGCGTTCCTGACCGGGCTGCTGGCCGTCTACCTCTCCAGCGGTGCCGGGGGCTCGCACGGCCACTCGCACGTCCACGGGCTGCAGGTGACGATGACCGCGCCCGGCTGGGGCCCGCGCATCTCGTACGTGAGCCACGCGTTCCACGTCTACTTCGTCCCCTTCCGGGTCATCGGCTATTTCGCGCTGGGCTATCTGGTGTACGCGACACTACTCGATGCTCGTCGCGTCGCGCTCTCGGGGGTCGTCGGTATCGCGACCTGTCTCAGCTGTGCGTTCCCACTCGTCGCGTCCGTCCTCGGTGGGCTCGGCGGCGCGGCCGTGATGGGCGGGCTCGCACCCTACTCGCTCGACCTCTCGACGGCCGCCTTCTGCCTCGCGGTCGGGCTGTTGACGTGGCGTCCCGGCCACAGGAGGGGCCACGGCGCATCGTGA
- a CDS encoding HD domain-containing protein: MVTIKDSVHDHIDIEGVAEPLLATPPVQRLRRIRQLGTVQLVYPSANHTRFEHSLGVLHLADRALEHLSVAGQQAERVRAAALLHDIGHSPYSHNTEAVVERYTGRAHDDVGPLITEGSVARVLTEHDLDPAKVAGLVRGEGELGQLVSGELDVDRMDYLVRDAHHTGVPYGTIDQARLVRELALVDGELALDEGNVQTAESLLLARALMNPTVYNHHAARVGKAMLRRGAERLLECGVAPEELRRMDDWAFHVALRNEDATAAIAHRLDRRDLFKRAVWAELVDVPDDLLAADHHEVQSLEADIADRAGVDMDAVIVDVPGEPRMKESTTKVVVNGEARRLDQQSALVDALRTAQREQWRMGVYCPAEHTGTVGPAAEAVLGLELDALVTDVRTRMHARLDDF, translated from the coding sequence ATGGTCACCATCAAGGACTCCGTCCACGACCACATCGACATCGAGGGTGTGGCGGAGCCCCTGCTCGCGACGCCGCCGGTCCAGCGGCTCCGGCGCATCCGGCAACTGGGGACCGTACAGCTGGTGTATCCGTCGGCCAACCACACGCGCTTCGAGCACTCGCTCGGGGTGCTCCACCTCGCCGACCGCGCGCTCGAGCACCTCTCGGTCGCCGGCCAGCAGGCCGAGCGCGTCCGGGCGGCCGCGCTCCTCCACGACATCGGGCACTCCCCCTACTCGCACAACACCGAGGCGGTCGTGGAGCGGTACACGGGTCGCGCCCACGACGACGTAGGGCCGCTCATCACCGAGGGGTCGGTCGCGCGCGTGCTGACCGAGCACGACCTGGACCCGGCGAAGGTCGCCGGGCTCGTCCGTGGCGAGGGGGAGCTGGGCCAGCTCGTCTCCGGTGAGCTCGACGTCGACCGGATGGACTACCTCGTCCGGGACGCCCACCACACCGGCGTCCCGTACGGTACCATCGACCAGGCGCGGCTCGTCCGGGAGCTGGCGCTGGTCGACGGCGAACTCGCGCTCGACGAGGGGAACGTCCAGACCGCCGAATCCCTGCTGCTGGCCCGGGCACTGATGAACCCGACCGTCTACAACCACCACGCCGCCCGCGTGGGGAAGGCGATGCTCCGACGCGGCGCCGAGCGCCTGCTCGAGTGCGGCGTCGCGCCAGAGGAACTCCGGCGGATGGACGACTGGGCGTTCCACGTCGCACTCCGGAACGAGGACGCGACCGCCGCTATCGCCCACCGACTCGACCGCCGGGACCTGTTCAAGCGCGCGGTCTGGGCCGAACTCGTCGACGTGCCCGACGACCTGCTCGCTGCCGACCATCACGAGGTCCAGTCGCTTGAGGCGGACATCGCCGACCGGGCCGGGGTCGACATGGACGCGGTCATCGTGGACGTGCCCGGCGAACCGCGGATGAAGGAGTCGACGACGAAGGTCGTCGTCAACGGTGAGGCCCGGCGCCTGGACCAGCAGTCGGCGCTCGTCGACGCGCTCCGGACGGCCCAGCGCGAACAGTGGCGGATGGGCGTCTACTGCCCCGCCGAACACACCGGGACCGTCGGTCCGGCCGCCGAGGCCGTCCTCGGTCTGGAACTCGACGCGCTCGTGACGGACGTGCGAACCCGGATGCACGCGCGCCTCGACGACTTCTGA
- a CDS encoding MBL fold metallo-hydrolase: protein MARELADGVWLLDVGLVPPLATNAFLLDGNEAVGDTDHTDETDGEVTLVDTGLWWNRPSLVGELADAGYEPTDIDQVLLTHYDLDHVTGLGRLLERGFDGPVYMGRRDVELVRGEWDPPLAHHKGAFHRAARFLFDFPEVDLRPVDDGDRIGGLVAFHTPGHNHGHTVFVHDGLSVACLGDLVWEENGELTPPFWLDSYEMRAIRESIERFDREAPEFDVAAMSHGTPFVTGGREAIRRLAAEL, encoded by the coding sequence ATGGCTCGCGAGTTGGCCGACGGTGTCTGGTTGCTGGACGTCGGGTTGGTTCCGCCGCTCGCGACGAACGCGTTCCTGCTCGACGGGAACGAGGCGGTGGGGGATACGGACCACACCGACGAGACGGACGGGGAGGTGACACTCGTCGACACCGGGCTCTGGTGGAACCGCCCGTCTCTGGTGGGCGAACTGGCCGACGCCGGCTACGAACCGACCGACATCGACCAGGTGCTGCTCACGCATTACGACCTCGACCACGTGACTGGGCTCGGTCGCCTGCTCGAACGCGGGTTCGACGGGCCGGTGTACATGGGTCGACGCGATGTGGAACTCGTCCGTGGGGAGTGGGACCCGCCGCTCGCCCACCACAAGGGCGCCTTCCATCGTGCCGCACGCTTCCTGTTCGACTTCCCGGAGGTCGATCTCCGGCCGGTCGACGACGGCGACCGCATCGGCGGGCTCGTCGCCTTCCACACCCCCGGCCACAACCACGGCCACACCGTCTTCGTTCACGATGGGCTCTCAGTGGCCTGTCTCGGCGACCTCGTCTGGGAGGAGAACGGCGAGCTGACGCCCCCGTTCTGGCTGGACTCCTACGAGATGCGCGCCATCCGCGAGTCGATAGAGCGATTCGACCGCGAAGCGCCGGAGTTCGACGTGGCCGCGATGTCACACGGGACGCCGTTCGTGACCGGCGGCCGGGAGGCGATTCGACGGCTGGCGGCCGAACTGTAG